From the genome of Candidatus Nitrospira nitrificans:
TCGCTGTGAACGTAACATCATGGACCTTCGCCCCTGCGGACCCCGGCATGGTGATACAGCCGCTGGCCCCCAAGAGAACGGCAAGTCCTAATGTAGCTGTGAGCACACGAAACCTCTGCATAGTAGCCTCCCTTTAGATTTTGATGGAACAGAGACGCTGCACTGACGAGCGTGGCGAATTGATCCCCCTCCCACCCTTCGTCGACAAACGCCCAGTGAACTATGTACCAAATTCAGAAGAAAAAATACAAAGAAAAAATCCGGTTGCGTGCTCAACTGGGCCTAGATGGCCTTGGCTCAGCCGGAGCCGAGGCCATTTGGGATCGTGTACAGCACAATACATTCCGCGCGAGTTGTGATGGAGGTGGATAACTATAACTTCTGTGCGAAGTGAATGATCTATCAGGTAGTTAGTAGCGATTGTGAGGCACTGTCGGGAAGATATCGATGTCGTGAATCAAGCCGTCAGGGTCAGGGAAAGAATCGAATTAGATACATTTTGTATCCAATTCGATTCACTCAAAACGCTCTCCACGTGCGTAAGGGACAACAACTCATGTGTGAGGAGGAAAGGTGTGGAATGGTCACGAGGGCTTCAAGTTCCGTTGCGCGATGGCGACGTTCCGGAGAAACCCCTGGTGTTTTGCGCGTCGAATCGGGCTGTGTTGAAAAACCGTGGCGAAGGTCCGTTCATCCAGCTGAGACAGTTCGTTGAGGCGAGGCGAAAGGCTCCAGCGTGAAGGTTGAAACGCCTGTTCCTGAGTCGGCTCGGCTCGGAGATTGAAGGGGCACACGTCGAGGCAATCATCGCATCCGAATATTTTGTTTCCCATGCCACCCTGCAACTCATGAGAAATGGCGGTCTCATCACCCCGCAGTTCGATGGTCAGGTATGAAATACAACGAGTGGCATCGACAACATAGGGCTCCGTGATGGCTCCGGTGGGGCAAGCCTGAAGGCAGAGCGTGCAGCTGCCACAGAGGTCGGTCGCCGGCTCATCAGCTTCCAGCTCCAATGTGGTCAAAACTTCTCCCAGCAGCAGCCACGAGCCATGCTCCGATGAAACGAGATTGGAATGTTTTCCGATCCAACCCAGGCCCGCCTGTTCGGCCCAGGCTTTCTCCATGATGGGGCCGGTATCCGAGTACGAACGGGTTTGAGCGCCGGGCGCCATCCTATGAATCGCCTGTTCCAGTTGCGTGAGCCTGGAATCAAAAATCTTGTGGTAGTCCTTCCCCCAGGCGTATCTCGCGATGCGGCCATACCCAGGTTGTTCATTCGCGCGATGCTCAGTGAGGTAGTTGATCCCCAGGGAGATGATCGACCGACAGCCGGGAAGCACCAGGCAGGGATCGGCGCGCTTGTCTGGAGCCCGTTCCATCCAGGCCATGGCGCCGTGATGGCCTCGCTGGAGCCATTCGGTGAGGCGGGTGAAGAGGCGTTGCGTGGCGGAGGTCTCGGACTGGGGCGAGGAATGTTTTTGATGGCCGTCGGCCGCCGACCCTGTCCGTTCGCGGGACACCTGCGTCATCCCAACCGCGTCGAATCCCAGCGCGCGGGCTTCTTGTTTGATGGCGGCCGTGAGGGACATGGGATATCCGTGAACTTAGTGTTGGGTCGAGCAATCAAACCGAACGCTGAAGTGGGCCGAACATCGGACCGATCGGCATCGGTCGCAGGTGCCGACGATGGTTGTCTTCCAATCGGTCTTGGTTTCGTCAAACCGGCACTGCAGGCGGCCGCCTTTCGAGATCGTGGTCCAGGGGCGCTTGGTTCCGGGAATGGAGGCGACCAGGCATCCTTGTGGAAAGGGAACGTGGCAAGGGCGTCCGGTTTCACCTTTTTCCATCGTGAAGCTGCAGGAGAGTTCCGTCGTGGCGGTTGAGTCTTCCGAGTCCTGCGCGCCGGCGTCGGAGGACATCACGACTCCCGGCATCAGAAGTGAGATGAATAGGGCAAACTTGCACCATTGTGAGATCATCGGTGTAGGATCGTAGCACAGGAGCTTGTCTTGCGGCCATGGAGAGGGCCGCGTAGAATCCTCCCGCCGGCTTCTATTCAAACCAATGGAGGCGCCATGCTCGCGACGCGGATCACGCAAAAAGAAGGCACGTTCTATTTCATCGCCTACAAAGCCAGTGAGCTGTTGAAGAAGGTCCGGTTCACCAGCCGGTATTATTTCGAGGGTGAAGAGATCGCACAGGCCAAGATTTCCGACCATGACGACGTGGCGCAGTTTATCGCGGGCATCGAGCGGAGCGAGAAGGGATTCCAACGGGTCTTGAATCGGCAGAAGATCAAGCAGATCGTCAATTTTTACGAGACCGTCGTGGCCCAACCGATGATTCCAGGCACCGTGCTGCTCTTTACCGACGAAACCCTTCGCTTCCAAAAGACGGACGGCTCGGATTCGATCGGCCACTTGAGCGAGCCGAAAGGAAAATATCTGGTGATCGACGGGCAACACCGTCTCGCCGGGCTTCACTTCTTCCACGAGAAACATTCCGATCAGAGCGCGCAGGTGGAAGTGCCCTGTTTGTTGTTCGACGGACGCAGCGCCGATTTCGCGACCGAGATGTTCGTCATCATCAATTCGACCCATACGCGAATCAACCGGTCGCATTTGGTCGACCTCTATGAGAAGGTCTCGTGGGAAAGTCCTGAAAAGAAATTCGCCGCCAAGGTCGTGAACCTCCTGTACGGCGAGCCGGACTCGCCGTTGCGGTACAAGATCAATCGCCTTGGGGGACGGAGCAAACAGGAAAAATGGATTCTACAGTCCGAGGTGTTCAACGAGCTGTTGAAAGTCGTGACGGTCCATAAGCACTGGATGGAGTCACACTTGGGGATGAAGCCTGATCGCTGCTACGCCTTGGTGCGCGACTATCTGAAGGGAGTGAAGGAGGTCATGGGCGAGGTGTGGGGACAGAACGAGCGGTATATGTTTACTCGCGATGTGACGCTCAAGGCGCTGATTCGAGTGTTGGACGATGTGATCGTGGATCGCAAGCTCATCAACGACTGGGATGAACAACGCTCGCACAAGCCGTTTGCCGAGATCGTCAAGCCCTGGGCCCCTTTGACGAAAGAGTTCCGCGCCGACGGCTTCTACGAGCGGTTTCCCGCCAAAGGACAACTTGAACGGGTGCGGAAGATTCACCAACGGCTGTTGGATGCGATTGTCGGATAGACGAGCTCCGGCGTCACAGAGCCTCGTCCTCTGGTTGGCCGTCCCTATCCTTCTATCCATGTCCCCATGGGAGGTAGATGCTCGGGCCGCGGCTGATGCGGACGGGTTGGAGGTGAAGACGGAGTCCGGCGGGGGAATCCGCGCGACGGCGCATCCGCTTTTCCCGGCCAAGCCGGAAGTGATACAAGCGTTGTTGGCGGATTACGCGCATTGGCCGGACCTCTTCGAGGTTCAGATGAGAGTGGCTGAATTGAACATTCATGAGGGGGTGGCCACGATCGATCTTCGCATCGACCATCCGGTGATGCCTGGTGAACGCCGGTTGGTGACGGAGTCCAGGATCTTGCCGAGCGGTGGTCTTGTGACCGACCTGAAGGGCGGTGACTTCAAGCGCTATCATCGGGTCTGGAAGCTTCAGCCGGCCGGGGAGGGGGATCACACGCGCGCCGAGTTTGAACTCATCGTCGAGCTGGATTCGCTCGTGCCGAATTGGGTAGTCGCGATGGTCACGCGGCAAGAGTTGGCCACCCACTTCCGTATCGTCAAACAGAAGGCGTTGGAGCATTCCAAGCGGTAACTGAGATGGTTCACCTTTCGCGAGAAAAGAATCCTGGCGCATCGGCACTCGCCGGCCTGTATATCATTCTGGATCCGGCGGTTTGTCCCGAACGTCCGCTTGTCGATATCCTGAAAGTTTCCGCAACAGCGGGTGCCAAGATCTTTCAATACAGGAACAAGACTGCATCGATGAAAGTCGCGTACGAAGAGGCCTTGCCGCTGCGGAAAACGGCGCACGAGCTCGGCGCGCTGTTCATCGTCAATGATCGATGCGATTTGGCGCTGGCGGTGGATGCGGATGGTGTGCATCTCGGGCAGGGAGACTTGCCGCTCAATCTCGCGCGAACGGTCATGGGGCCGGAAAAGCTGATCGGCGTTTCGACACACAATCGAGAGCAAGTGGTGGCGGCGGCTATTGATGGACCAAACTATCTCGGGTTTGGGCCGATTTTCACGCCTGGCTCGAAGCTGGACCATGATCCGGTCGTGGGTCTGCAAGGGTTACGAGCAATCCGTTCCCTCACGGAACTCCCTATTTTCGCCATCGGGGGGATTACAGCCGATCGCACGGCGGATGTGATGCGCGCAGGAGCCGATGGAGTGGCGGTGATCTCGGCGATTCTGAAGGCGCCGGATATTTCGCGGTCCGTCAACGACTTTGTCTCGCTGGTCTCGCTACCAACTTCGCCAGGTTCTTAATGGCGGCAGATCGGGCAAGATGCGTGACCGTTGGGCGGAAACGGCCCGGCAGGCCTGGTTCGTAAGGGAGTGGGCCGAGTACCGGTACGTCGGCTTGTCGGCGGAGAATTTCAATAGTCGATCGCTCTTGAACCCGTGCCAGGGCCGATCTGACGGAATGCGTCCGATTCAAGACCAGGGCGACGATATGGATATGTTTTCGACGAAGGGCTTCGATGGTCAGCAAGGCATGATTGATTCCTCCCAACCCTGACCGTCCAACGACGACGACCGAAAGGCGCAACCGCTTGATCAGATCCATGACGTTCGAGCTGTTGGTGACCGGCACATGCACCCCGCCGATTCCTTCAACCACCATGCAGTCATACCGGCTTGACAGGAGTCGGTAGACTTTCTTGATGGTGTCCGGATTGATGGTCTGTCCTTCGGCTTGAGCCGCGGCAAGTGGAGCGACCGGCAATTCAAACGGATAGGGACAGATCGCTCCCGCTGGCTCTTCGCTTTCCATGATGGCTCGTAGCCGGGCGGCATCCGACTGAGTTTCCCTTCCTCTCGAGACCCCTGTCTCGATCGGTTTCATCACGCCAACCGTCAATCCCCGTTTCTTCAGATGAAGGGCGAACGCTGCCGTGACCAACGTCTTCCCAACGCCTGTATCGGTACCGGTTATGAAGACTCCGTGGTTCATCGGGACTTCCAACATTCGTCGCTCGTCGTTTGTCTCTCGTATCTCGCAACCCTGACATCACTGGTCATTAGTCAATGACTGATGACTAATGACTTATTGATTCACGCTTCACGTTATAGGTTCCTGCTGTCGCAGTTCCACACCTGTCCTGATATGTCCTTGAGTTGGGTGAGGTGGACGATGGTCCCCACGACTTCGTCGAGAGCCGCCGGCCGGTGTAGGGCGTGGTCGAGCCAACCCTGTCCTTCTGGAAACAGGCCCTCGGTCAAGCCGGTCTTTTGCCAACCCGGCAGTACGAGATTGACGCGAATATTCTTGGGTCCCCATTCCAGCGCGGCCGTTCTCACGAGTCCGATCAGTCCGGCCTTCGACGTCGCGTAGGCGCTCTGACCGGTTGCCCCATGGAACCCTGTGTGGGACCCGAGCACAATGATGGAGCCTCCGCCGCGAGCGAGCAGAGTCGGCGCCATGGCTCGCAGGCAGTGAAATGTCCCTGTGAGATTCGTGGCGATGACGTTATCCCAGATCTCGTCTGCATGACGCGCGAGTAACTCGCTCTGTCCGATTCCGGCGTTGCAGACCAATGCCAATGGGCCGGAGGTACAGCAGGAGAAGCGGTCGACCATGCGTCGAACGGATTCAGCTTCTCGAATATCGGCGGAGTAGGGGGCGCCGCTGCCACCATCTTTGAGGACGTGATTCAAGGTCGCTTCGGCCGCCGGTTTATTCCGATAGTAATGGACTCCCACGTACCATCCGATTTTTCCGAAGGCGTGACTGATCGCGCGCCCGATCCCTCCGGATGCTCCCGTAATGAGGACAGCCGGACGATCAGACTGGTTCGTCGATCGATCCTTCGCGGGAGGTATCGGCGGGATGGGAGGTTCCATATCGGACAGAATTATGCGGGGAGAAGCGGGCCAAAACAAGCAGGTATCCAAACTCCGCCCGATATCGATCGGCTTGCCGCTCCCTCGACTCCTATGGTACCGTCACAACAATCGTATCTGGAGTTGGGATAATGGCAAAGCTTCACGGTGCTGTGCGATTCGTATCGGCGGTGGGATTGTGCGCATTCCTGGGTCTTTACCCGTGGCCTGTGGCATTCGGAGCGGAGGAGCCGGTCACGATTTCAAAGTCCGAGGAGTATTTCCCCGATACGGTCGGGAGTCGCTGGACCTATCGTGGCCAGATCAGCGAGGGGCCGCTCCAAACTGTCGAACTGAAATTGTTCACGAATGTGTCGACGGTCACGGGAACCAAGGCCATCAATGGTGTCACGGTAACCGTATTCCATGATACCAACCCGGGAAATCACGGAGCGTCGGATAGTTTTTATCGGCGCGACGCGGTCGGCATTGTGTACTATGGGTCGGAGCCAGGAACACCGTTGGAGAAACACATTACGCCTTACCAGATTTTCCGATTTCCACTGCGAGTTCCGTCATCCTTCCAACAGTTCGACCGAATAGGGGTTGATTTCGGCAACGATATGGATCGCGATCAAACCGATGAGACGGTCGATACTCAGGGCTGGAGCAAGGTGATCGGTCGAGAAACCATTACGGTCCCAGCCGGTACGTTCCAGGAGGCTGTCAAGGTTGAAGCGCGGATGAACATGAAGATCCACTTGTCCGGGAGCCGTCGAACCGTGACCGGAATCGACGTGATGACGGCGTGGTTCGCCAAGGGGGTCGGGCTCGTGAAGTATTCGGAGCGGCAGGAATTAGCCGCCGTCAAGGAGGATCGCGGCGTGGTCACGGAGATCACGGAAGAGCTTGAAGAATACGACATCAAAGCGGCCAAGGCCTCATTGAGTCGACTCGAATCCCCGGCGAAGGGTGTTCTCGCTGATGACCCTGGCGATCATGAACTGGGCCAGATAGTCTTCCCCGCCCGCTTTCGCACCAATCCCTGAAAAGCGATGTCCTCCGAATGGTTGACGGGCGACCAAGGCGCCGGTGATCGGTCGGTTCAGGTACAGATTTCCCACGTCAAACTGCTCTCGAGCCATCGCAAGATAAGTGGGACTCCTGGCGTAGACCCCTCCGGTCAAGGCATACTGGGTTCCGTTGGCCAAGCGGATCGCATCGGTAAAATCGTCGGCCTTCATGACCGACAACACCGGTCCGAAGATTTCCTCTTGTGCCAAACGGTGATGCGGTTGGATATCGACAAATACCGTCGGCCCGACAAAATACCCGGTCTGATCCACGGGTCGTTGCACGAGGAGCCGGCCTTCTTCGAGGCCGAGTGAAACATAGCGTTGTATGCTCGCTTGGGCTCGGGCATCGATCACCGGTCCCATCCTGGTGGACGGGTGTACGGGATCGCCGACCTCCACGCTCAGCACCGCCTCACGCAGGCGGGACACGAAGGAGTCATGGATGGCGCGATGCACGATGACTCTGGAGCAAGCCGAGCATTTCTGTCCCGCATAGCCGGTAAACGATGCGACGACGCCGGCGATGGCCTCGTCGAGATCGGCCGTCTCATCGACAATGATGGCATTTTTTCCGCCCATCTCGGCAATCACCCGCTTGACCATCGGCTGTCCGGGGGCCATGCGGGCTGCCTCGGTTAAGATGTGGAGTCCCACGGTCTTCGATCCGGTAAACGCGATCGTCACGACCTGGGGATGTGTGATGAGCGCTTGGCCGATCTCCGGCCCACCTGGGAGGCAGGTCACACAACCGCCCGGGACACCTGCTTCGATGAAGATGTCGGTGAGCAGAGTGCCTAAGCCGGGCGCGCGTTCCGACGGCTTAAACAGGACCGGATTGCCGGTCACAAGGGCCGCGGAAATCATTCCGGCGGGGATGGCGAGCGGAAAGTTCCATGGGGCGATGACGGCGGTCACACCGCGCGGCGCATAGGTGCGCTGGTTGAGTTCTCCCGGACAGTTGCCGAGCCGTACCGGTCCGGCCAGACGGTCCATTTCATCCGCATAGTAACGGAGGAAGTCGATCGCTTCGGCGACATCGGCGTCGGCCTCCCGCCATGGCTTGCCGACTTCAAAGATCTCCCACGCGGCCAGCTCGTATCGACGACGGCGTAGTTCAGATGCGGCCTTCCTTAGAATTGCAGCTCGCGCTTCCGGAGCGTTTCGCCGCCAATGGTTCCATTGTGCGAGCGCCTGTTCGATGATGTGGTCCAGATCGGATACCGCGGCGCTCCGAACCTGGGTCACGACCTCAGTTGGTCTGCAAGGATTACGGGATTCCAGCCAGGGACCGGTCAGTCTGATACCGGATGCTCCCCCGTGCCATTGCCGGCCCAGCTGAGATCGGACCGATCCGATGCTTCCTTGCATGGCCTCCCGCGCCGCCGCCTGTGAGAAATCACTATGCGGTTCATTGCTGAAAATATTTTTGTCATTCGTCGTGGCGTGCGGGAGCCGGTCCGGCGCTGTCGGAGGAGCGAGGAGCCGGGCCACGGGCTGGGATTCGACGTACTCTTTTTTGAGGAACGATTCGTTCGACGTATTTTCCAGGAGTCGCCGAACCAGATAGGCCATGCCGGGAAGCAGCCGTCCCACAGGGCTGTACAACCGCACACGGCGGCCTAATTTGACCATGGCCTGCTGGAACGGCTCCGCCATGCCGAAGATCATTTGGTACTCGCGCGCGTCGGCTGCCAGACCCCGCGATTCCGCATGGGCTTCGATGGCGGCCAATGTGCGAAGATTGTGCGTGCCGAACGCGGGTCGGATGAGATCGGCCTGTTCAAACAACAGCGAAATCATTCGCTCGTACTGCATGTCGGTTTCCGCCTTGTGCTCAAAAAGCGGAACCGGCCAGCCTGCTTGCCGATATCGAACGGTGTCGGAATCCCAGTAGGCTCCCTTGACCAGTCGGATCGTAATCGGCGCCCCACGTGTTCGCGCCCACGCCACCGCATCATGAATGTCCCGTTCGGTTTCTCGATGATAGGCCTGCAACGCGAGTCCGGCATAGGGATAGGATCGATAGGCAGGCTCGGCGAAGAGTTGCTTGAATATATGCAGGATCAGGCCTTTTGTTTCCGCCTGTTCCATATCGAAAATCAATCCGGCCGGCAGCGACTGCGCCAGATCCACCAACGGGCGGAGCCGCGCGGCGACCGACGCGTAACTTCCCTCGGGATCGATCGGATCCAACCGAGATGAAAGAGCCGAAATTTTGAGCGAAAGCTGCACGCGTGGGAGGGGTCCCAGGTGGTCTCGTTCGAGCAAGGGATTGGAAGGCCAGGTCTTCGTGGCGCGCTCCAGTTCCATTAAGGCGTTCAGACAGTGGTCACGATAGCGATCGGCTTCCTGCTCGCTGATGGTGGCCTCGCCCAACAGATCGACAGACCAGGCTCGTCCGTCTTTCCATAATTGCGACAACGTCGGAACGGCTTCTTCAATCGAGGCGCCGGCAATGAACGTTTTGGCCATCTCTTCGACCTGTTTCCTGATTGACTTGCCGGTGAGGCGTGCCCCTATGCCCGTAGAAGTGAGCACCTTCAATCCCCACTGAAGTCCGAACAACTCACTGCTCTCATGGCCGAAATATTCTTCGGCGAGCGAGACGACACGCTCATCGTCTTGAATGACCGGAAGGACATCGATGAAGTGGAACAGTCTGGTCTTAAACGACGCATCCTTCATCGCCAGATTGATCGCCGAATGGGACCACCAGCGGCTGTCAAAGATCGAAGGTGAAAGGCCGGCGGAGAGCCGGGCAAGTTGTTCGCCGATCCGGCGAATGGCCGGTTCTAAGGGGGGAGATGGTGTCATAGGTCGTCCTGAGAATGATGCGCTTCGCTTGAGTTCAGTATACCTCTCGGACGGACGATGGTCATCGTTCTTTGCTGCCCCGGTCGGCGCATGGACGATGGTCCGACCGGCCCATTTCCTTTCAGGCGCCGCATCCCTTATGATGGATGATATTGGGATTTGATGATGCCTCGATCAGAGACGGCATTGTTGAACGACGCGGTCGAACCTACCTGAACTGGAGACTCGCTATGGCTGATGAACATGCCCATGGGACGCAGCAGCCCCAGGGAAAAGATAATTTGATTCCCGGCGTCAAACATGTCGTTGCAATCAGTAGCGGCAAGGGTGGAGTCGGTAAGTCCACCGTGTCGGCGAACCTGGCTTGCGCATTGGCATTGGCCGGCGCGAAGGTCGGTCTTCTGGACGCGGATCTGTACGGCCCCAATATCCCCATGATGATGGGGTGTACCGCCGGCCCGGAACAGAAGGACGGGAAAATTCTTCCTGTTGAGAACTACGGGGTGAAATTAATTTCCATGGCGTTCCTGGTACCGGAAGAAACCGCGCTTGTCTGGCGTGGTCCGATGGTCCACCAATACTTGCAAGCTTTTTTCCGGGATGTACTCTGGGGCGAGTTGGATTACCTGCTGATTGATTTACCGCCGGGCACCGGTGATGTACAGCTCTCCTTGTCACAAATGGTTCCGTTAGCCGGGGCGATCACCGTGACCACGCCTCAAGAAGTTGCGCTCTACGATGTGCGCAAGGGCATGACGATGTTCCAAAAAGTAAACGTTCCGCTCCTAGGCCTTGTCGAGAACATGAGCCACTTTGTGTGTGGCCACTGTGGCGAGCGGACGGAGATTTTCTCCTATGGCGGGGGAGAGCGGGCAGCAGCCAAGGTCGGTGTGCCGTTCCTTGGCCGGATCCCGATTGATCCGGCCATTCGAGACGGGGGAGATACCGGCCATCCCATCGTCGTGGCCGATCCGGCATCCCCTCAAGCCGAGGCGTTTCGGAATATAGCAAAGAAACTCATGGAAGCGCTCGGCGATGCCGGGAAAACCGGCTCGTCCATCGATAGTTTGCTCAAGAAGATCAAGCAGCCGTTCAGTACCAATTGAGCGGTCTCAAATCGGAGGGAAGGCATGGGAGAGTTCGTGCGTGTGGCTGCGGCCACGGATATCAAACCCGGGCACGGTATCGTGGCGGAAGCGAACGGAAAGACGCTGGCCGTCTTTAATGTGGATGGGACGATTCATGCGATCAACAATACTTGTTGCCATCGAGAAGGTCCGTTGGGAGAGGGAGAGTTGGAAGGTGACATCGTCACCTGTCCCTGGCACGGATGGCGGTTCAATGTCACGACCGGCGCCTGCATGAATAATCCCTCCGCGAAAGTAGAAGCCTACCAAGTGAAAATCGAGGGCGACGATGTGCAGGTATTGCTGGATGTCTGAAGTCATCTCTCATAGACGGAATCCTAATGCCCGCAGGGTGTTCAGAAAGG
Proteins encoded in this window:
- the bioD gene encoding dethiobiotin synthase; the protein is MLEVPMNHGVFITGTDTGVGKTLVTAAFALHLKKRGLTVGVMKPIETGVSRGRETQSDAARLRAIMESEEPAGAICPYPFELPVAPLAAAQAEGQTINPDTIKKVYRLLSSRYDCMVVEGIGGVHVPVTNSSNVMDLIKRLRLSVVVVGRSGLGGINHALLTIEALRRKHIHIVALVLNRTHSVRSALARVQERSTIEILRRQADVPVLGPLPYEPGLPGRFRPTVTHLARSAAIKNLAKLVARPARQSR
- a CDS encoding Rieske (2Fe-2S) protein encodes the protein MGEFVRVAAATDIKPGHGIVAEANGKTLAVFNVDGTIHAINNTCCHREGPLGEGELEGDIVTCPWHGWRFNVTTGACMNNPSAKVEAYQVKIEGDDVQVLLDV
- a CDS encoding SRPBCC family protein — translated: MSDRRAPASQSLVLWLAVPILLSMSPWEVDARAAADADGLEVKTESGGGIRATAHPLFPAKPEVIQALLADYAHWPDLFEVQMRVAELNIHEGVATIDLRIDHPVMPGERRLVTESRILPSGGLVTDLKGGDFKRYHRVWKLQPAGEGDHTRAEFELIVELDSLVPNWVVAMVTRQELATHFRIVKQKALEHSKR
- a CDS encoding DGQHR domain-containing protein gives rise to the protein MLATRITQKEGTFYFIAYKASELLKKVRFTSRYYFEGEEIAQAKISDHDDVAQFIAGIERSEKGFQRVLNRQKIKQIVNFYETVVAQPMIPGTVLLFTDETLRFQKTDGSDSIGHLSEPKGKYLVIDGQHRLAGLHFFHEKHSDQSAQVEVPCLLFDGRSADFATEMFVIINSTHTRINRSHLVDLYEKVSWESPEKKFAAKVVNLLYGEPDSPLRYKINRLGGRSKQEKWILQSEVFNELLKVVTVHKHWMESHLGMKPDRCYALVRDYLKGVKEVMGEVWGQNERYMFTRDVTLKALIRVLDDVIVDRKLINDWDEQRSHKPFAEIVKPWAPLTKEFRADGFYERFPAKGQLERVRKIHQRLLDAIVG
- a CDS encoding TapB family protein; this translates as MAKLHGAVRFVSAVGLCAFLGLYPWPVAFGAEEPVTISKSEEYFPDTVGSRWTYRGQISEGPLQTVELKLFTNVSTVTGTKAINGVTVTVFHDTNPGNHGASDSFYRRDAVGIVYYGSEPGTPLEKHITPYQIFRFPLRVPSSFQQFDRIGVDFGNDMDRDQTDETVDTQGWSKVIGRETITVPAGTFQEAVKVEARMNMKIHLSGSRRTVTGIDVMTAWFAKGVGLVKYSERQELAAVKEDRGVVTEITEELEEYDIKAAKASLSRLESPAKGVLADDPGDHELGQIVFPARFRTNP
- the queG gene encoding tRNA epoxyqueuosine(34) reductase QueG, which encodes MSLTAAIKQEARALGFDAVGMTQVSRERTGSAADGHQKHSSPQSETSATQRLFTRLTEWLQRGHHGAMAWMERAPDKRADPCLVLPGCRSIISLGINYLTEHRANEQPGYGRIARYAWGKDYHKIFDSRLTQLEQAIHRMAPGAQTRSYSDTGPIMEKAWAEQAGLGWIGKHSNLVSSEHGSWLLLGEVLTTLELEADEPATDLCGSCTLCLQACPTGAITEPYVVDATRCISYLTIELRGDETAISHELQGGMGNKIFGCDDCLDVCPFNLRAEPTQEQAFQPSRWSLSPRLNELSQLDERTFATVFQHSPIRRAKHQGFLRNVAIAQRNLKPS
- a CDS encoding proline dehydrogenase family protein gives rise to the protein MTPSPPLEPAIRRIGEQLARLSAGLSPSIFDSRWWSHSAINLAMKDASFKTRLFHFIDVLPVIQDDERVVSLAEEYFGHESSELFGLQWGLKVLTSTGIGARLTGKSIRKQVEEMAKTFIAGASIEEAVPTLSQLWKDGRAWSVDLLGEATISEQEADRYRDHCLNALMELERATKTWPSNPLLERDHLGPLPRVQLSLKISALSSRLDPIDPEGSYASVAARLRPLVDLAQSLPAGLIFDMEQAETKGLILHIFKQLFAEPAYRSYPYAGLALQAYHRETERDIHDAVAWARTRGAPITIRLVKGAYWDSDTVRYRQAGWPVPLFEHKAETDMQYERMISLLFEQADLIRPAFGTHNLRTLAAIEAHAESRGLAADAREYQMIFGMAEPFQQAMVKLGRRVRLYSPVGRLLPGMAYLVRRLLENTSNESFLKKEYVESQPVARLLAPPTAPDRLPHATTNDKNIFSNEPHSDFSQAAAREAMQGSIGSVRSQLGRQWHGGASGIRLTGPWLESRNPCRPTEVVTQVRSAAVSDLDHIIEQALAQWNHWRRNAPEARAAILRKAASELRRRRYELAAWEIFEVGKPWREADADVAEAIDFLRYYADEMDRLAGPVRLGNCPGELNQRTYAPRGVTAVIAPWNFPLAIPAGMISAALVTGNPVLFKPSERAPGLGTLLTDIFIEAGVPGGCVTCLPGGPEIGQALITHPQVVTIAFTGSKTVGLHILTEAARMAPGQPMVKRVIAEMGGKNAIIVDETADLDEAIAGVVASFTGYAGQKCSACSRVIVHRAIHDSFVSRLREAVLSVEVGDPVHPSTRMGPVIDARAQASIQRYVSLGLEEGRLLVQRPVDQTGYFVGPTVFVDIQPHHRLAQEEIFGPVLSVMKADDFTDAIRLANGTQYALTGGVYARSPTYLAMAREQFDVGNLYLNRPITGALVARQPFGGHRFSGIGAKAGGEDYLAQFMIARVISENTLRRGFESTQ
- the thiE gene encoding thiamine phosphate synthase → MVHLSREKNPGASALAGLYIILDPAVCPERPLVDILKVSATAGAKIFQYRNKTASMKVAYEEALPLRKTAHELGALFIVNDRCDLALAVDADGVHLGQGDLPLNLARTVMGPEKLIGVSTHNREQVVAAAIDGPNYLGFGPIFTPGSKLDHDPVVGLQGLRAIRSLTELPIFAIGGITADRTADVMRAGADGVAVISAILKAPDISRSVNDFVSLVSLPTSPGS
- a CDS encoding Mrp/NBP35 family ATP-binding protein: MADEHAHGTQQPQGKDNLIPGVKHVVAISSGKGGVGKSTVSANLACALALAGAKVGLLDADLYGPNIPMMMGCTAGPEQKDGKILPVENYGVKLISMAFLVPEETALVWRGPMVHQYLQAFFRDVLWGELDYLLIDLPPGTGDVQLSLSQMVPLAGAITVTTPQEVALYDVRKGMTMFQKVNVPLLGLVENMSHFVCGHCGERTEIFSYGGGERAAAKVGVPFLGRIPIDPAIRDGGDTGHPIVVADPASPQAEAFRNIAKKLMEALGDAGKTGSSIDSLLKKIKQPFSTN
- a CDS encoding SDR family NAD(P)-dependent oxidoreductase, encoding MEPPIPPIPPAKDRSTNQSDRPAVLITGASGGIGRAISHAFGKIGWYVGVHYYRNKPAAEATLNHVLKDGGSGAPYSADIREAESVRRMVDRFSCCTSGPLALVCNAGIGQSELLARHADEIWDNVIATNLTGTFHCLRAMAPTLLARGGGSIIVLGSHTGFHGATGQSAYATSKAGLIGLVRTAALEWGPKNIRVNLVLPGWQKTGLTEGLFPEGQGWLDHALHRPAALDEVVGTIVHLTQLKDISGQVWNCDSRNL